Part of the Deinococcus fonticola genome, CGAGTTGCACGTCGCGGTTCAGGTCGGGCAGTTGCCCCTGCTGAAGGTCGGTGGCGATTTTCCCGAGGTCAAAAGCCGGCAATCCCAGGGCACGGTTCACGGTATTCCGAACTACGGCGTAGCGGGCCTGGCTCATGCCCTCGCGGGTCAGGCCGGCCAGCTGCGCGGCGCGGGCCTTGCCGACGCTCTGCCCGGTCTCGTTCAGAACCCCCAGGATTTGCATGATGTTCGGGTTCTGCCCGCTGTTCATGTCGTTCAGGAGTTGCTGAGCCGCCGTGAAACTGTCCCCCAGTGCCCGGCGAACATCGCGGCGAACCCGCACCAGACGCTCCACCTCGACGCGGGTTACGGGGGCGTTCACGTTTCCGCTGGCGGGGGGCGGGGATTGCGTTTGGCTTTGCACGGGTGGCGTCTGCCAGTTCGCCAAGAAGGCCCGCGCGGGTTTAATCACAAAAAACCATGCCAGTGCGCCCAGCAGCAGTACTGTGACCAGAAAGGTTCCACCGCAACCGAAACACCCGCAACCGGGGCCACGTCTTCTCATGCTTTTACAGTACGTCCTGAATGCTCCCCGGGTTCCCGGTCAGGGCCGTGACCAGCGCCTCACCGCTTTCCAGCGCGGCCCGAACCGGCGCAGACTGCGTCTCGTTGCTGACTGTCCAGCCACTGCCCAGCGGCACCGCCGCGCGTTCCAGCGGCCAGCGCACGCCCTGCAGGGTCAGCCCCGTCAGGTCACTCACCGCAATGACACTGAGGGTGTTTCCAGCCGGCCAGTCCAGCACCACAGGCTGCTGGGGCCGCAGGGGCCAGGCCCACTCGTCCCCACTGGTGAGGGTGATGTCCAGGCCCTCGCGGGTCAGGCGCAGGCTGCCCAGCAGCAGCGCCGCCGCGTGATCGAAGCGCCCCCCGAACGCCCCGATGAACACCAGTCGGGTTGCCCCGCGTGCCCGTGCGACCCGCACGGCCAGTTCCGCGTCCGTCTCGTCCTTCGCGGTGGGGTGAATTTCACGCGGCGCGTCCACTTTCACGCCCGCCGACGAGTCGAAATCCCCCACCCAGACATCCACCCGCACCTGCAACGCGGCCGCGTGACGCGCCCCCCCATCGGCCGCCACCACCAGGTCAGCAGGCGGCAAAAGAGACAGGGCCGGCGTCAGCGTGAGCCGCCCACCCACCAGAATCCACGCAATCACGCGGACAGTGTAGGGGGTAGGGAAAGGGAAGTCGC contains:
- a CDS encoding thiamine diphosphokinase: MIAWILVGGRLTLTPALSLLPPADLVVAADGGARHAAALQVRVDVWVGDFDSSAGVKVDAPREIHPTAKDETDAELAVRVARARGATRLVFIGAFGGRFDHAAALLLGSLRLTREGLDITLTSGDEWAWPLRPQQPVVLDWPAGNTLSVIAVSDLTGLTLQGVRWPLERAAVPLGSGWTVSNETQSAPVRAALESGEALVTALTGNPGSIQDVL